The genomic window CATATAGTAGGCTATATGTCGGATAGAAGCTGTAGGTCACGTCGGGATAGAGAAGCGGAAGATCGTGTTTCAATAGCGCCTGAAACGTATGCGCGAGAACCTCGTCGGAACCGTTGCCGACGAACACTTCTTCCGTCGTCAGGCTGAAACGGGCCGCGATCGCTTCGCGTAACTCCGTGCCGGCAGGATCGGGATAAAGTCGCAGACGGTCGTCCGTCGCTTGCCTGATCGCCTCAAGCGCCCTTGGGGACGGCCCGTAGGGATTCTCGTTGGTATTGAGCTTGACGAGGCCCGTGATACGCGGCTGCTCCCCCGCGACATAGGGCCGAAGCTTGCTGACGATATCAGACCAGTAGCGGCTCATCCGAATTCGCGAACCTTCATTCCGCCGCCGTCTTCCGGCCGAAGCGCTTCTCGATATAATCGACCACAAGCGCTTCGAAATCGGAAGCGATATTGGGACCGCGCAGCGTCAGCGCCTTCTTGCCGTCGATGAAAACCGGCGCGGCCGGCGTCTCGCCGGTGCCGGGAAGCGAAATGCCGATATCGGCATGTTTGCTCTCGCCCGGCCCGTTGACGATGCAGCCCATCACGGCGACGTTCAGCGCCTCGACGCCGGGATATTTCTCGCGCCAGACCGGCATGTTCTTGCGAATATCGTTCTGGATGTTCTGGGCCAGTTCCTGGAATACCGTCGAGGTCGTGCGCCCGCAGCCGGGACAGGCGGCAACAACAGGCACGAACTGACGGAAACCCATGACCTGCAGGATTTCCTGCGCTACCTGGACTTCGCGCGTGCGGTCGCCATTCGGCTCGGGCGTCAGCGACACGCGGATCGTATCGCCGATGCCGTGCTGCAGCACGAAGCCCATGGCAGCTGACGAAGCGACGATGCCCTTGGTGCCCATGCCGGCCTCGGTCAGGCCGAGATGCAGCGCATGGTTCGAACGCTCGGCGAGCATGGAGTTGACGGCGATCAGATCCTGCACCTGGCTGACCTTGGTGGACAGGATGATGCGGTTGCGCGGCAGGCCGATCTCCTCTGCAAGGGCCGCCGAAAGCAGCGCCGACTGCACGATCGCCTCGCGCGTCACCTGCCTTGCCGAAAGCGGCGAACCGGCTTCGGCATTCTGGTCCATCAGCGCCGTCAAGAGATCCTGGTCGAGCGAGCCCCAGTTGACGCCGATGCGCACCGGCTTGTCGTAGCGGATCGCCATTTCGATGATCTCGGCGAACTGCTTGTCCTTCTTGTCCTTGAAGCCGACATTACCGGGATTGATCCGGTATTTTGCCAGAGCCTCGGCGCAGGCCGGATGATCGGCCAGCAGCTTGTGGCCGATATAGTGGAAGTCGCCGATCAGCGGCACATCCATGCCGAGCCGCAGCAGCCGCTCGCGGATCTTCGGGACGGCGGCGGCACTCTCGTCGCGATCGACGGTGATACGCACCAGCTCCGAGCCCGCCCGGTGGAGAGCCGCGACCTGCGCGACGGTCGAATCGATATCGGCGGTGTCCGTATTCGTCATGGATTGCACGACAATCGGCGCGCCCCCGCCGACGATGACGCCGCCGACATCGACGGCGACAGAAGCGCGGCGCGGTTTCGGATCAAAATCGGCGGCTGAAGACATGAACAGTTCTTGCACCCCTAAAAATAGTGCCTTTCAGGTGGATCATGACCGCTTTCTTGTCAACCGCCCACCATATCACTTTTGTTTGGGGCGGCTCAGTGACCGCCTCCGGAGACCCCATCGGCATAATGGGCCAGCCTGGAAAACGCCAGAACGACCAGCAGCAGCACCGGCAGCGCCATGAAGACGACCGCAAAGCCGACATGCTCGGCGACGAAGCCGATCACCGACGGCGCGACCAGCATGCCAGAATAACCCATGGTCGTGACGACCGAGATACCGATGCCGGGCTTGAGGCCGGGAATATTGCCCGCCGCCGAAAAGGCGATCGGCACCATGTTGGAAATGCCGATGCCGCAAAAGGCAAAGCCCAGAATGGCGATCTCGGCATCGGGCGCCAAGCCTGCAAGCAGCATGCCGACGATGGCAAACAAAGTGCAGATCCGCAGCGTTTTGACGCCGCCTAGACGGTCGCGCACCAGGTCGCCGGCAAAGCGCATGATTGCCATCGTCGCCGAAAAGGCTGCGAAGCCAAGACCGGAAAGGGCCACGGACGCATCCATTTCCTGGCGGAGATAGAGAGCGCCCCAGTCCAGAACCGCACCCTCAGGCACCATGGAGAACAGGGCCATCAAACCGAGCAGCCAAGGCAGCGGCACCATCGGCAATCTTGTCTTTTCCTTCTTGGTGTCGGGATGCGGGGGATCGGCAAGGATCATCGGCCATGCAACGGCCAGGAAGATCGCCGCCAGCATCGTCGCCAGTTCGGCATGGCCGAGAATGCCGAGCTTGGAAATCACGATGCCGCCGAGACCCGAACCTATCAGTCCGCCCAGGCTCCAGAAAGCGTGGCAGGACGACATGATTGCACGACGCATGGATTTCTCGACCGACACCGCATTGGCATTCATCGCCACATCCATTGCGCCGATGAAGCCGCCAAACAGGAAGAGCGAGATTGCCCCGGTGATCACATTTGGCGCGAGCGTCAATGCCAGCAGCAGCGGCAGCACGCAAACAGCCAGGGCCTGAACGACGACGCGCGAGCCATGTTTGGCGATCTGCGCGCCGGCAATCGGCATCATGACCAGCGAGCCGACGCCGAAGACGAGGATCATCAGCCCCAGTTCGAACTTGCTCAGTGCCAGACGCTCGGCAAAATCCGGGATCTTCGGGGCCCAGCAGCCAACGACAAAGCCGTTCATCAGAAAGAGCAGGGAAACCGCCGCCCTGCTCTTGGTAACGAAGCCGCTCCGGACCCCCGGCGCACTTACATGACTATCCATTTTCCGGTCTTTCCTCATTGCCGGGCTTGCTCGCGCCCGGTTTCCCTAAACTCTATGACGACGCCTCAGTTCATTTTCTCGGCGATAACGGTCCTGCATCCGCGCTCGCGGTAACGGTCGAGAATGGCCGGATCGGCATCGTGCTCGACGACCAGGCATTCGCAATGGGAAACCGGCAGGATGCTATGGGGGGCAGCCGTGCCGAATTTCTCCGAGGTTGCGGCGACCAACACCTTCTTGCTCCTTGATGTGGCAAACCGCTTGAGTTCCGCATCCTCGAAGCCGAACACAGTGATGCCGGCCTCGAGATCGACGCCGCAGGCGCCGAGAATGCAGAGATCGGGCGAAATCTGCTCCATATCCCGCAAGGCCTTGGCGCCGAGCGAGCCGCCCGTCTGCCGGTCCACCATGCCGCCGATCAGGATGACGTTGACAGCAGGCTTGTCGATGAGTGCTGCGGCAATCACCGGCGCATTGGTCGCAGCCGTCAGTTCGAGTTCGGCCGGCAAGGCATTGGCGATCGCCAGATTGGTGCTGCCGGCATCGAAGAACACGCACGAACCGGCAGCGATCTGCTTTGCCGCAGCGCGCGCCAGGGCCTGCTTGCGGTCGGCGGCAAACCCCACGCGCTGCGTCAGACTTCCATGCGCCGGAGAAACCGGCAGGGCGCCGCCATAGACCCGTTCGCACAGCCCCGCCGCCGCCATCTCGCGCAGATCGCGCCGCACCGTATCTTCAGAGACGCCGAATTCGAGCGCAAGTTCCGCAGCCAGCACGCGGCCGTTCAGCCGTAACCGCTCGGCAATGACGCCTTGACGCTCTCGCAACAGAAAATCCTGCATGTTCCTACCGGATCAATATGTGAAACGTTAGAAACGTGCATAAACGCTTATGACCGTGCAGGCAACATGCACGGTCACACGTTTTCTGACGTAATGAAACAAAGCTCCACTACTTGGCGAAACCGCCTATTGACCGTCCCGAAGGGCAGGAATATCGATTCAGCCATTCCCGATTCCCGCCAGCATACCCGCCACCTGGTGCTTCCCGTGAAAAACTCCGTCAGCCTGGGCATCCTGCTCACGAGCCTCGCCTATATGGCGTTCACCTTTCATGACGCCATCATCAAGATCCTGGTGGTCAGCATCCCAGTCTGGCAGATCTTGTTTTTCCGTAGCCTGACAATCCTGCTCGGTTGTCTCGCCTATGGTCGCGCCAAGCTCGTCCGTCAGACGATGACGTCGCCGATCATTAAGCCGATGATTGCCCGTAGCGTCCTTCTACTCTCCGCCTGGCTTTCCTATTATTCCGCCGCGAGCCACCTGCAGCTTGCCGAGGTGACGACGCTTTATTACGCAGCACCCGTTGTCGGCACCCTGCTTGCGTGGTTCATCCTGAAGGAGGAGGTCACGCCGGCGCGCTGGCTGGCCGTTGGCGTCGGTTTTGTCGGCGTACTCATCGCCTGCAATCCGATCGGTCTCACCATTTCCTGGCCGGTCTATCTCGCGCTGCAGGCAGCCGTTCTCTGGGCCTCGGCCATGGTGCTGCTGCGCAAGACCTCGCTGCACGAGAAGACCATCGTCCAGCTGACCGTTTCCAACGTCTTTTTCCTTGTGATGACTGGCGTTGCCGTTCTTTACACCTGGCAAACGCCCGACATGACACAACTGGCGCTTCTCATTGCCACCGGCGTCGTTGCCGGCTCGGCCCAGTTCGCTCTCTTCGAGGGCATGCGCCGGGCGCCCGTCTCCGTGCTTGCGCCGTTCGAATATACCTCTTTGGGCTGGGCCTTCATCCTCGGCTATCTGATCTGGACGGATATCCCCGGCTCGAACGTCTTCGCCGGTGCGTGCTTGATCCTCGGCGCCGGATTGATCATCATCGTCAGCGAAAGGCTGCGCCGCCGCGCTGCGGCTTGACACCCGTTTTCCGTGGAATTGATGATTCAAGCGGACGCTTGAGAAAAATATTTGCAGTTGCTGCTTTTATTCGCAGTTTTCTACGCTTCCGGCGCCCTAGTTTTCTGCAAAGTATCGCTCATCCGATCACAACCTCCCAAGGATGGACAGAACAATGAACTGGTTGAAAACCGTCGCCGCCGCCGCTCTCATTCAGGCTGCCGCCCTCCTGCCCGCCCATGCCGGCGAAAACCTCGCCGCCATCAAATCGGCCGGTGTCTTCAAGATCGGCACCGAAGGCACCTATGCGCCTTTCACCTATCATGACGAAAGCGGCAAGCTCGTCGGCTTCGACGTCGAGATCGGCGAAGCGATCGCCGCCAAGCTCGGCGTCAAGGCCGAATTCGTCGAAGGCAAGTGGGACGGCCTGATCGCCGGTCTCGACGCCAAGCGCTACGACACGGTTATCAACCAGGTCGGCATCACCGAAGCGCGCAAGCAGAAATATGATTTCTCCGAACCCTATATCGCTTCCAAGGCCGTGCTGATCATTCGCGAGGGCGACGACAGCATCAAGACCTTCGCCGACCTCAAGGGCAAGAAGGCTGCCCAGTCGCTGACCAGCAACTTCGGTAAGATCGCAACCGAATCCGGTGCCGAACTCGTCGGCACTGACGGTTTCGACCAGTCGATCCAGCTCGTGCTCACCAAGCGCGCCGATGCGACGATCAACGACAGCCTCTCCTTCCTCGATTTCAAGAAGCACAAGCCGGACGCACCGGTGAAGATCGCCGCCGAGCAGGAAAATGCCGATTACTCCGGCGTCATCATCCGCAAGAGTGAGCCGGAGCTGCTTGAAGCAATCAACAAGGCGCTCGCCGACATCAAGGCCGACGGCACTTACAAGAAGATCGCCGATAAGTATTTCGGTCAGGACGTTTCGAAGTAAGTCCCGCTAAGAGAAAAGGCCCCTCCCCAACCCTCCCCACAAGGGGGAGGGGCTTAGGCGGCGGACCGCCTCATTTCAAAAAAATCGCCGCGGCCTGCAGCTCGGTTGCTATTTCGTGCCAAGCGAGCGACTAGATTAAGTCCCTCCCCCTTGTGGGGAGGGGGTTGGGGAGGGGTATTTCGAGATATCCCTGCTCAACCCCACGAGAGAGAATACCTGTGGCGCACTGGCTCCAACTGATGGCGGAATCACTTCCCTCGCTCCTCTGGGCGGGCCTGATCTTCACGATCCCCCTCACCCTGCTGTCCTTCATCTTCGGCCTGGCTCTCGGCCTGATCACCGCGATCGCCCGCCTTTTCGGTCCGGCTCCCGTTGCGGCCATCGCCCGCTTCTATGTCTGGGTCATCCGCGGCACGCCGCTGCTCGTCCAGCTCTTCGTGATCTTCTACGGCCTGCCGAGCATCGGCATCCTGCTCGACGCTTTTCCGGCCGCTCTCATCGGCTTTACATTGAATATCGGCGCCTATAGCTCCGAGATCATCCGTGCCGTTATCTCCTCGGTGCCCAAGGGCCAATGGGAGGCCGCCTATTCGATCGGCATGAGCTGGCGCCAGGCGATGAGCCGGACGATCCTGCCGCAGGCCGGCCGCGTCGCGGTGCCACCTCTATCGAACACCTTCATCTCGCTTGTGAAGGATACGTCGCTTGCAGCCGCCATCACCGTGCCGGAACTTTTCCAGGCCGCACAGCGCATCGTCGCCACCACCTATGAGCCGCTCATCCTTTATATCGAGGCAGCGCTGATCTATCTCGTCCTCAGCTCCGTCCTCTCGCAGTTGCAGGTGCGGCTGGAACGGCGTTTCGCGCGTTATGGCGGCATGCTGGAGGCAAATGCATGATCGAGCTTTCCAACATCGAAAAGCGCTTCGGCGATGCCGTTATCCTGAAGGATATCAGCATCCGTATTCCGGAAGGCAGCGTCACCGCCCTGGTTGGCCCGTCCGGCGGCGGCAAGAGCACGCTGCTGCGCTGCATCAACCTGCTTGAAATTCCGACATCAGGCACGATCCGTCTCGGAGAGGAGACGCTCTCCTTCGCGCCAGGCAAACGAACGGGTTGGCCAGCGATCCAGAAGATCCGCCGCCAGACCGGCATGGTCTTCCAGAACTTCCAGCTCTTCCCGCATCAGACGGCGATCGAGAACGTCATGGAAGGGTTGGTGACGGTCTTGAAGTGGCCGCAGGAAAGGGCACGCCAGCGCGCTACCGAGCTGCTGACCAAGGTCGGCATGGCGCACAAGACCGATGCCTGGCCGGCGACACTTTCGGGAGGCCAGCAGCAGCGCGTGGCGATCGCCCGGGCGCTTGCGCCTTCACCGCGCGTGCTGCTCTGCGACGAACCGACCTCGGCGCTCGATCCGGAACTTTCGGCGGAAGTGGTCGATGTGCTGGGCCAGCTTGCCCGCGAGGGCACGACGATGGTCATGGCGACCCACGATCTCCGCCTCGCCTCCAAGATCGCCAATGACGTCGTTTTTCTGGAAGCCGGCAGCGTGGTGGAAACAGGCAGCGCCAGAGCGATTTTCAGCGCGCCGGAGCGTGAACGCACCAAGCGTTTCATCTCGACGATCAACGCCGCCCATACTTACGATATCTGAATTGTCTCACGTGAATCGCGATTCACGTGAGACACTTTAAGCGTTATTTGGCCGCTTCTGCGCGGCCTGTTCAGGCCGAAGTGACGACCGAGCGCGCTGCCTTCAGCGCATTGCCCCACCAGATGAGCTGATCGAGCTGATTCTTCGCCGCCTCGTTGAGGTGCGGGTAATCGCCAAGGCTCTTGCCTTCCTTGAGCACGCTCAGATATTCGCTGAAGGCGATGTGCACGCCCGTCTTCACCGAAGCGGCGCCCATTTCCACGAAGATCAGGCGAAGCTGCTCGACGGCACGTGCACCGCCGACGCCGCCATAGCCGACGAAAGCGACCGGCTTCTGGATGAATTCGCCGAGATCGATGGCGTTCTTCAGAACCGCCGTCGGCGCATGATTGTACTCGGCGACGGTGAATATGAAGCCGTCAAATTCGCGCAGCTTCTTCTTCCAGCGCTCGGCGGTGTCGCTTTCCGCCGTGGTGGCGCGTGCTTCGCCAAAGAAATGCATGGGATAATCGAGAAGGTCGAGAACCTCGACTTCGAGATCGGAGCGTTGGCCGACGAGCTCGGAAATCCATTTTGCCGGATGTTCGGCGAAACGGCCAATACGAGTGCTGCCGACAATGACGGCGATCTTCAATTTGCTCATGAAATCGTTTCCTGATTGATCTTAGGAGGGCGGGCGCGCAAGTCTACGAAAAAGCCTCCCCACCGGGCAAGGCGAGGAGGCCGCTAGCTTCGAAAAAACCGGCCTTTTAACAGCCCAGCTCTACACAATCGGGTGATCAGCCCGACCTAGCAAGGACGGGCGGACGAAACCTTTCGTGCCCTTCGCTCATCCGCCGTAAACCACCAGCAGGTCCTTGGCGTCGATCTGGTCGCCGGCTTTGACCAGCACTTCGGCGATCGTCCCATCCTTTTCGGCATGGATCGCGGTTTCCATTTTCATCGCCTCGATGGAGACGAGCACGTCGCCGGCATTGACGACCTGACCGGGCGAGACGAAGACACGGCTGATGACGCCGGGCATCGGCGCGCCGACATGGGCGGCATTGCCGACTTCAGCCTTGCGGCGGACGGCAGCACCGGTCGCCCCATGGGCCCGATCCGGCACCTTGATGCGGCGCGGCTGGCCGTTGAGCTCGAAGAAGATGGTCACCATGCCCTGGCTGTCGGTGGCACTCATCGCCTGGTTGACGATGACGAGTGTCTTGCCCTTTTCGATATCGGCAAACAGTTCCTCGCCATCCCCAAGCCCGTAGAAATAGGCCGGCGTCGGCAGCACCGAGACCGGGCCGTATGTATCGGAGGCGAGCGCAAAGTCGGTGAAGACCTTCGGATACATGAGGTAGGAAGCGAATTCGAAGTCGCTGACCCCGCGCTCGAGCTTGGTCTCGATGACTTTACGCTCGGCATCGAGATCGGCTTCCTTGAGCAGCGAGCCGGGACGCACCGTATAGGGTTTCTCGCCCTTCAGCGCCTTCTTCTGCAGCGCTTCCGGCCATCCCGACGGCGGTTGGCCGAGGTCGCCCTTCAGCATCGAGACCACCGATTCCGGGAAGGAGACTTCGCGGTCCGGGCTGACGACATCGGCGACCGTCAGGTCCTGGCTGACCATCATCAGCGCCATGTCGCCGACGACCTTGGAGGACGGCGTCACCTTGACGATGTCGCCGAACATCTGGTTGGCGTCGGCGTAGGCCTGCGCCACCCGATGCCAGCGGGTCTCGAGGCCGAGCGAACGGGCCTGTTCCTTCAGGTTGGTGAACTGGCCGCCGGGCATTTCATGGAGATAGACTTCCGATGCCGGACCCTTGAGGTCGCTTTCAAAGGCGGCATACTGGTTTCGCACCGCTTCCCAGTAAAAGGAGATGCGGCGGATCCATTCCGGATCGAGGCCGGGATCGCGCTCGGACCCTGCAAGCGCCTCGACGATCGAGCCGAGACAGGGCTGCGAGGTGTTGCCGGAAAGCGCATCCATTGCCGCATCGACGGCGTCGACACCGGCTTCGACCGCGGCAAGAACGGTCGCCGCTGCAATGCCCGAGGTATCATGCGTGTGGAAATGGATCGGCAGGCCGGTCGCCTCGCGCAGCGCCTTGAACAGAACCTTCGCCGCCGCCGGCTTCAGGAGGCCGGCCATGTCTTTCAGCGCGATGATATGCGCACCGGCCTTTTCCAGCTCGACGGCGAGGTCGGTATAGTACTTGAGATCGTACTTCGGGCGCGCCGAGTTCAGGATGTCGCCGGTATAGCAGATCGCCGCCTCGCAGAGCTTGTTTTCCTCGGCAATCGCATCCATCGACACCCGCATGTTCTCGACCCAGTTCAGGCAGTCGAAGACGCGGAAGAGATCGATACCGCCCTTGGCGGCCTGGCGGACGAAATATTTGACGACATTATCGGGATAGTTGGTGTAGCCGACGCCGTTGGCGCCGCGCAGCAGCATCTGTAAGAGAAGGTTCGGCGCCCCCTCGCGGATCAGCGCCAGCCGCTCCCACGGATCTTCCGTCAGGAAGCGCATCGAGACGTCGAAGGTGGCGCCCCCCCAGCATTCGAGCGACAGCAGGTTCGGCAGCGCATGCGCATAAGTGCCGGCGATGCGGGCGATGTCATAGGTACGCATGCGGGTGGCGAGCAGCGACTGGTGGCCGTCGCGCATCGTCGTGTCGGTCAGCAGCACGCGCTTCTCGTTGCGCATCCATTCGCCGAATTTCTTCGGGCCGAGCGAGTCGAGAAGCTGCTTGGTGCCGTCCTTCACGGTGTTGCCGTTGGTATAGGGCACCACCGGCTGGGCAGCATTCTCAAGCGGCCGCGGCCGATCCTTGGCTTCGGGATGGCCGTTGACGGTGACGTCGGCGAGATAGGTGAGCAGCTTGGTGGCGCGGTCCTGGCGCTTGACCTGCTGGAAGAGCTCCGGCGTCGTGTCGATGAAGCGGGTCGTATAGCTGTTGTCCCGGAACTTGGCGTGACCGATGATCGCTTCCAGAAAGGTCAGGTTGGTGGCGACGCCACGGATACGGAATTCGCGCAGCG from Rhizobium sp. Pop5 includes these protein-coding regions:
- the ispG gene encoding flavodoxin-dependent (E)-4-hydroxy-3-methylbut-2-enyl-diphosphate synthase; protein product: MSSAADFDPKPRRASVAVDVGGVIVGGGAPIVVQSMTNTDTADIDSTVAQVAALHRAGSELVRITVDRDESAAAVPKIRERLLRLGMDVPLIGDFHYIGHKLLADHPACAEALAKYRINPGNVGFKDKKDKQFAEIIEMAIRYDKPVRIGVNWGSLDQDLLTALMDQNAEAGSPLSARQVTREAIVQSALLSAALAEEIGLPRNRIILSTKVSQVQDLIAVNSMLAERSNHALHLGLTEAGMGTKGIVASSAAMGFVLQHGIGDTIRVSLTPEPNGDRTREVQVAQEILQVMGFRQFVPVVAACPGCGRTTSTVFQELAQNIQNDIRKNMPVWREKYPGVEALNVAVMGCIVNGPGESKHADIGISLPGTGETPAAPVFIDGKKALTLRGPNIASDFEALVVDYIEKRFGRKTAAE
- a CDS encoding MFS transporter, encoding MDSHVSAPGVRSGFVTKSRAAVSLLFLMNGFVVGCWAPKIPDFAERLALSKFELGLMILVFGVGSLVMMPIAGAQIAKHGSRVVVQALAVCVLPLLLALTLAPNVITGAISLFLFGGFIGAMDVAMNANAVSVEKSMRRAIMSSCHAFWSLGGLIGSGLGGIVISKLGILGHAELATMLAAIFLAVAWPMILADPPHPDTKKEKTRLPMVPLPWLLGLMALFSMVPEGAVLDWGALYLRQEMDASVALSGLGFAAFSATMAIMRFAGDLVRDRLGGVKTLRICTLFAIVGMLLAGLAPDAEIAILGFAFCGIGISNMVPIAFSAAGNIPGLKPGIGISVVTTMGYSGMLVAPSVIGFVAEHVGFAVVFMALPVLLLVVLAFSRLAHYADGVSGGGH
- a CDS encoding DeoR/GlpR family DNA-binding transcription regulator encodes the protein MQDFLLRERQGVIAERLRLNGRVLAAELALEFGVSEDTVRRDLREMAAAGLCERVYGGALPVSPAHGSLTQRVGFAADRKQALARAAAKQIAAGSCVFFDAGSTNLAIANALPAELELTAATNAPVIAAALIDKPAVNVILIGGMVDRQTGGSLGAKALRDMEQISPDLCILGACGVDLEAGITVFGFEDAELKRFATSRSKKVLVAATSEKFGTAAPHSILPVSHCECLVVEHDADPAILDRYRERGCRTVIAEKMN
- a CDS encoding DMT family transporter yields the protein MKNSVSLGILLTSLAYMAFTFHDAIIKILVVSIPVWQILFFRSLTILLGCLAYGRAKLVRQTMTSPIIKPMIARSVLLLSAWLSYYSAASHLQLAEVTTLYYAAPVVGTLLAWFILKEEVTPARWLAVGVGFVGVLIACNPIGLTISWPVYLALQAAVLWASAMVLLRKTSLHEKTIVQLTVSNVFFLVMTGVAVLYTWQTPDMTQLALLIATGVVAGSAQFALFEGMRRAPVSVLAPFEYTSLGWAFILGYLIWTDIPGSNVFAGACLILGAGLIIIVSERLRRRAAA
- a CDS encoding amino acid ABC transporter substrate-binding protein codes for the protein MNWLKTVAAAALIQAAALLPAHAGENLAAIKSAGVFKIGTEGTYAPFTYHDESGKLVGFDVEIGEAIAAKLGVKAEFVEGKWDGLIAGLDAKRYDTVINQVGITEARKQKYDFSEPYIASKAVLIIREGDDSIKTFADLKGKKAAQSLTSNFGKIATESGAELVGTDGFDQSIQLVLTKRADATINDSLSFLDFKKHKPDAPVKIAAEQENADYSGVIIRKSEPELLEAINKALADIKADGTYKKIADKYFGQDVSK
- a CDS encoding amino acid ABC transporter permease, encoding MAHWLQLMAESLPSLLWAGLIFTIPLTLLSFIFGLALGLITAIARLFGPAPVAAIARFYVWVIRGTPLLVQLFVIFYGLPSIGILLDAFPAALIGFTLNIGAYSSEIIRAVISSVPKGQWEAAYSIGMSWRQAMSRTILPQAGRVAVPPLSNTFISLVKDTSLAAAITVPELFQAAQRIVATTYEPLILYIEAALIYLVLSSVLSQLQVRLERRFARYGGMLEANA
- a CDS encoding amino acid ABC transporter ATP-binding protein codes for the protein MIELSNIEKRFGDAVILKDISIRIPEGSVTALVGPSGGGKSTLLRCINLLEIPTSGTIRLGEETLSFAPGKRTGWPAIQKIRRQTGMVFQNFQLFPHQTAIENVMEGLVTVLKWPQERARQRATELLTKVGMAHKTDAWPATLSGGQQQRVAIARALAPSPRVLLCDEPTSALDPELSAEVVDVLGQLAREGTTMVMATHDLRLASKIANDVVFLEAGSVVETGSARAIFSAPERERTKRFISTINAAHTYDI
- a CDS encoding NADPH-dependent FMN reductase, giving the protein MSKLKIAVIVGSTRIGRFAEHPAKWISELVGQRSDLEVEVLDLLDYPMHFFGEARATTAESDTAERWKKKLREFDGFIFTVAEYNHAPTAVLKNAIDLGEFIQKPVAFVGYGGVGGARAVEQLRLIFVEMGAASVKTGVHIAFSEYLSVLKEGKSLGDYPHLNEAAKNQLDQLIWWGNALKAARSVVTSA
- the pyc gene encoding pyruvate carboxylase, with amino-acid sequence MPISKILVANRSEIAIRVFRAANELGIKTVAIWAEEDKLALHRFKADESYQVGRGPHLARDLGPIESYLSIDEVIRVAKLSGADAIHPGYGLLSESPEFVDACDKAGIIFIGPKGDTMRQLGNKVAARNLAISVGVPVVPATEPLPDDMAEVAKMAEEIGYPVMLKASWGGGGRGMRAIRDPKDLAREVTEAKREAMAAFGKDEVYLEKLVERARHVESQILGDTHGNVVHLFERDCSIQRRNQKVVERAPAPYLSEAQRQELAAYSLKIAGATNYIGAGTVEYLMDADTGKFYFIEVNPRIQVEHTVTEVVTGIDIVKAQIHILDGYAIGMPESGVPKQEDIRLNGHALQCRITTEDPEHNFIPDYGRITAYRSASGFGIRLDGGTSYSGAIITRYYDPLLVKVTAWAPNPSEAISRMDRALREFRIRGVATNLTFLEAIIGHAKFRDNSYTTRFIDTTPELFQQVKRQDRATKLLTYLADVTVNGHPEAKDRPRPLENAAQPVVPYTNGNTVKDGTKQLLDSLGPKKFGEWMRNEKRVLLTDTTMRDGHQSLLATRMRTYDIARIAGTYAHALPNLLSLECWGGATFDVSMRFLTEDPWERLALIREGAPNLLLQMLLRGANGVGYTNYPDNVVKYFVRQAAKGGIDLFRVFDCLNWVENMRVSMDAIAEENKLCEAAICYTGDILNSARPKYDLKYYTDLAVELEKAGAHIIALKDMAGLLKPAAAKVLFKALREATGLPIHFHTHDTSGIAAATVLAAVEAGVDAVDAAMDALSGNTSQPCLGSIVEALAGSERDPGLDPEWIRRISFYWEAVRNQYAAFESDLKGPASEVYLHEMPGGQFTNLKEQARSLGLETRWHRVAQAYADANQMFGDIVKVTPSSKVVGDMALMMVSQDLTVADVVSPDREVSFPESVVSMLKGDLGQPPSGWPEALQKKALKGEKPYTVRPGSLLKEADLDAERKVIETKLERGVSDFEFASYLMYPKVFTDFALASDTYGPVSVLPTPAYFYGLGDGEELFADIEKGKTLVIVNQAMSATDSQGMVTIFFELNGQPRRIKVPDRAHGATGAAVRRKAEVGNAAHVGAPMPGVISRVFVSPGQVVNAGDVLVSIEAMKMETAIHAEKDGTIAEVLVKAGDQIDAKDLLVVYGG